One part of the Dermacentor andersoni chromosome 2, qqDerAnde1_hic_scaffold, whole genome shotgun sequence genome encodes these proteins:
- the LOC126540063 gene encoding uncharacterized protein, translating into MYPVRALFVAMTTTAAFASAAVRMCPGDAVFRPAPFGGEEFALGKVTREPYGAFNVSGSWSYLVPRAARDVNVTFRWWLPGSDELAPLVLPAGYDGNLPGERLGDANLTVVCHGLPPRLAAGAHALVSALRRHRPSDALLEVVWNADCDSSADGSRAADIYYCPAHAAPADSAQYQQAAGDSRLVARAVARTLSGLVNDHGYELARIHLLGFGVGAHVVGFVADELRYFDDSDKLGRLTLLDPTAPLFVAKLGLAHLSGPGRAAVSEAVHTSSAARCGYGIVERLADLDVYVNGGERQPRCRSSAMCSHVVALVYYARTMERCATDTELLPGYWTPGKRGVVQVPLADVSCVVSQHAGPSEDRVQSSGASPATRKPCAFAWGLVAVAYLVAAGRWRC; encoded by the coding sequence ATGTATCCCGTCCGCGCGCTCTTCGTCGCCATGACAACGACGGCCGCGTTTGCCAGTGCGGCAGTGCGAATGTGTCCCGGAGATGCCGTGTTCCGACCTGCGCCGTTCGGCGGCGAGGAATTCGCACTTGGAAAAGTGACGCGCGAACCTTACGGCGCGTTTAACGTGAGCGGCTCGTGGTCATACCTCGTGCCTCGTGCAGCGCGCGACGTGAACGTAACATTTCGCTGGTGGCTTCCAGGAAGTGACGAGCTCGCACCGCTCGTTCTACCTGCCGGCTACGACGGTAACTTGCCGGGAGAGCGGCTCGGCGACGCGAATCTTACAGTTGTGTGCCACGGTCTGCCACCGAGGTTGGCGGCCGGTGCCCACGCGCTGGTGTCCGCGCTTCGGCGGCACAGACCGTCGGACGCGCTTCTCGAAGTCGTGTGGAACGCAGATTGTGATAGCAGCGCCGACGGCAGCCGCGCCGCTGACATCTACTACTGCCCGGCGCATGCCGCGCCGGCCGACAGCGCCCAGTACCAGCAAGCGGCCGGTGACAGTCGCCTGGTCGCGCGTGCCGTGGCGCGAACACTCAGCGGGCTGGTCAACGACCACGGATACGAGCTCGCGCGGATACACCTGCTCGGATTCGGCGTGGGCGCGCACGTCGTCGGATTCGTCGCGGACGAGTTGCGCTACTTCGACGACTCCGACAAGCTGGGCCGGCTCACGCTGCTCGATCCGACGGCGCCGCTGTTCGTCGCGAAGCTGGGTTTGGCGCACCTCAGCGGCCCCGGCAGAGCCGCCGTGTCTGAGGCCGTCCACACGAGCAGTGCCGCGCGCTGCGGTTACGGCATCGTCGAGAGGCTGGCCGACCTCGACGTGTACGTGAATGGAGGGGAGCGGCAGCCGCGGTGCCGTTCTAGCGCGATGTGCTCGCACGTCGTCGCGCTCGTGTATTACGCGCGTACCATGGAACGCTGCGCGACCGACACGGAGCTGCTCCCGGGATATTGGACGCCCGGCAAGCGAGGCGTGGTCCAAGTGCCCTTGGCAGACGTGAGTTGCGTGGTAAGCCAACATGCGGGGCCCTCGGAAGACCGCGTGCAGAGTTCGGGTGCTTCGCCAGCTACGCGCAAACCGTGTGCTTTCGCGTGGGGCCTTGTAGCAGTCGCGTACCTGGTGGCTGCAGGCCGCTGGCGATGCTAA